A single region of the Pseudomonas solani genome encodes:
- a CDS encoding di-heme oxidoreductase family protein, translating to MPASSALRRAFPLLLVLGLGACDDAPRFTQAEPGEHLSGGATTVDQSDRNAFSLPSANLPPSRRLDFSVGNSFFRNPWVIAPSSTTARDGLGPLFNTNACQNCHIKDGRGHPPEPGAINAVSMLVRLSIPAEAKAEHQRTLERLGVVPEPVYGGQLQDVAIPGVAPEGKVRMRYETVPVTLADGTRVELQKPTLEITQLGYGPMHPQTMFSARVAPPMIGLGLLEAIPEAAILANVGVSKDKPAGIVGRANQVWDDAAGKTVLGRFGWKAGQPSLNQQNAHAFSGDMGLTTSLLPRDDCMPAQVDCLAAVNGGVPEVSDNILRLVLFYARNLAVPARRQVNDPQVLDGKGLFHQAGCQGCHVPSFTTGSDAAEPELANQVIRPYSDLLLHDMGEGLADGRPEFQASGRDWRTAPLWGIGLTEAVNGHTRFLHDGRARNLLEAILWHGGEAETAKQTVMRYDAGQRAALLAFLNSL from the coding sequence ATGCCCGCTTCATCGGCCTTGCGCCGCGCATTTCCCCTGCTGCTAGTACTTGGCCTGGGCGCTTGCGACGACGCGCCACGCTTCACCCAGGCAGAGCCGGGTGAGCACCTTTCCGGCGGCGCCACCACGGTCGACCAGAGTGACCGCAACGCCTTCTCGCTGCCCTCGGCCAACCTGCCGCCGAGCCGGCGCCTGGACTTCAGCGTCGGCAACAGCTTCTTCCGCAATCCCTGGGTGATCGCGCCCTCCTCCACCACCGCCCGTGATGGCCTGGGCCCGCTGTTCAACACCAACGCCTGCCAGAACTGCCACATCAAGGACGGCCGCGGCCATCCGCCCGAGCCGGGCGCGATCAATGCCGTGTCCATGCTGGTGCGCCTGTCCATCCCGGCCGAAGCCAAGGCCGAGCACCAGCGCACCCTGGAGCGCCTGGGCGTGGTGCCCGAACCGGTGTACGGCGGCCAGCTGCAGGACGTGGCCATCCCCGGCGTCGCCCCGGAAGGCAAGGTGCGCATGCGCTATGAGACGGTGCCGGTGACCCTCGCCGACGGCACCCGTGTGGAGCTGCAGAAGCCGACCCTGGAAATCACCCAGCTCGGCTACGGCCCCATGCACCCGCAGACCATGTTCTCCGCCCGCGTCGCCCCGCCGATGATCGGCCTGGGCCTGCTGGAGGCCATTCCCGAAGCCGCCATCCTCGCCAACGTGGGCGTCTCGAAGGACAAGCCCGCCGGCATCGTCGGCCGCGCCAACCAGGTCTGGGATGACGCCGCCGGCAAGACCGTGCTCGGCCGCTTCGGCTGGAAGGCCGGCCAGCCCAGCCTCAACCAGCAGAACGCCCACGCCTTCTCCGGCGACATGGGCCTGACCACCAGCCTGCTGCCCCGCGACGACTGCATGCCCGCCCAGGTCGACTGCCTGGCCGCGGTCAACGGCGGCGTGCCCGAGGTCAGCGACAACATCCTGCGCCTGGTGCTGTTCTATGCCCGCAACCTCGCCGTGCCCGCACGGCGCCAGGTGAACGACCCGCAGGTGCTCGACGGCAAAGGGCTGTTCCACCAGGCCGGCTGCCAGGGCTGCCACGTACCAAGCTTCACCACCGGCAGCGATGCCGCCGAGCCGGAGCTTGCCAACCAGGTGATCCGCCCCTACAGCGACCTGCTGCTGCACGACATGGGCGAGGGGCTGGCCGACGGCCGTCCCGAGTTCCAGGCAAGCGGCCGCGACTGGCGCACCGCGCCCCTCTGGGGCATCGGCCTGACCGAAGCGGTCAATGGCCACACCCGTTTCCTTCACGATGGGCGCGCCCGCAACCTGCTCGAGGCCATCCTCTGGCACGGCGGCGAGGCCGAGACGGCGAAACAGACCGTCATGCGCTATGACGCTGGACAGCGAGCCGCGCTGCTGGCATTCCTGAATTCCCTTTAA
- a CDS encoding imelysin family protein: protein MSRMPLATASLLAIAITLAGCGDDKDKAAAPQAAAPAAASSTPAATVAKVDEAAAKAVVNHYADLALAVFSDAHSTAVNLQKAVDAFIAKPGDDTLKAAREAWLAARTPYMQSEVFRFGNAVVDDWEGGLNAWPLDEGLIDYVAKDYQHALGNPGATANIIANKEIQVGEDKIDVTEITGEKLSSLNELGGSEANVATGYHAIEFLLWGQDLNGTGPGAGNRPATDYAQGKDCTGGNCDRRAAYLKAATDLLVSDLDYMVGQWKAGVADNYRAKLEAEPAESGLRKMLFGMGSLSLGELAGERMKVALEANSPEDEHDCFSDNTHNSHFYNGKGIRNVYLGEYKKVDGTTLTGPSLSSLVAKTDAATDTTLKADLEATEAKLQVLVDSANKGVHFDQLIAPDNAEGNQIVRDAIAALVKQTGAIEQAAGKLGISDLKPDNADHEF, encoded by the coding sequence ATGAGTCGTATGCCCCTGGCTACTGCCAGCCTGCTTGCCATTGCCATCACTCTCGCCGGTTGCGGCGACGACAAGGACAAGGCCGCCGCACCGCAAGCCGCCGCTCCAGCAGCCGCCAGCAGCACGCCTGCCGCGACCGTAGCGAAAGTCGACGAAGCCGCCGCCAAGGCCGTGGTCAACCACTACGCCGACCTGGCCCTGGCCGTGTTCAGCGATGCTCACAGCACCGCCGTGAACCTGCAGAAAGCCGTCGACGCCTTCATCGCCAAGCCTGGCGACGACACCCTGAAAGCCGCCCGCGAAGCCTGGCTGGCCGCGCGCACCCCGTACATGCAGAGCGAAGTCTTCCGCTTCGGCAACGCCGTTGTCGACGATTGGGAAGGCGGCCTCAACGCCTGGCCGCTGGACGAAGGCCTGATCGACTACGTCGCCAAGGACTACCAGCATGCGCTGGGCAACCCGGGCGCCACCGCCAACATCATCGCCAACAAGGAAATCCAGGTCGGCGAAGACAAGATCGACGTCACCGAGATCACCGGTGAGAAGCTCTCCAGCCTGAACGAGCTGGGCGGTTCCGAAGCCAACGTCGCCACCGGCTACCACGCCATCGAATTCCTCCTCTGGGGCCAGGACCTGAACGGCACCGGCCCGGGCGCCGGCAACCGCCCGGCTACCGACTACGCCCAGGGCAAGGACTGCACCGGCGGCAACTGCGACCGCCGCGCCGCCTACCTGAAGGCCGCCACCGACCTGCTGGTCAGCGACCTGGACTACATGGTCGGCCAGTGGAAAGCCGGCGTTGCCGACAACTACCGCGCCAAGCTGGAAGCCGAACCGGCCGAATCCGGCCTGCGCAAGATGCTCTTCGGCATGGGCAGCCTGTCCCTGGGCGAACTGGCCGGCGAGCGCATGAAGGTCGCGCTGGAAGCCAACTCCCCTGAAGACGAGCACGACTGCTTCAGCGACAACACCCACAATTCGCACTTCTACAACGGCAAGGGCATCCGCAACGTCTACCTGGGCGAGTACAAGAAGGTCGACGGCACCACCCTGACCGGCCCGAGCCTGTCGTCCCTGGTCGCCAAGACCGACGCCGCGACCGACACCACCCTGAAGGCCGACCTGGAAGCCACCGAGGCCAAGCTGCAGGTCCTGGTGGACAGCGCCAACAAGGGCGTGCACTTCGACCAGCTGATCGCCCCGGACAACGCCGAAGGCAACCAGATCGTCCGTGACGCCATCGCCGCCCTGGTCAAGCAGACCGGTGCCATCGAGCAAGCCGCTGGCAAGCTGGGCATCAGCGACCTGAAACCGGACAACGCCGATCACGAATTCTGA
- a CDS encoding LemA family protein, giving the protein MSLTSVALIVAALLVAAYAVTLYNALVRLKHGVTKAWSNIEVLLKQRHDELPKLVETCKQYMQHERTTLENVIAARNAVASARERGDVGALGQAESGLRAGLGQLFALAENYPQLKANESFQFLQQRISGLENGIADRRELYNEAVNLNNVRIEQFPDVLLARLFGFKPAELLVFSEAEKADVDLKSLFN; this is encoded by the coding sequence ATGTCCCTGACCAGTGTCGCCCTGATCGTTGCTGCCCTGCTGGTCGCCGCCTACGCGGTGACCCTCTATAACGCCTTGGTGCGCCTCAAGCACGGCGTGACCAAGGCCTGGTCGAACATCGAGGTGCTGCTCAAGCAGCGCCATGACGAGCTGCCCAAGCTGGTGGAGACCTGCAAGCAGTACATGCAGCACGAACGCACCACCCTGGAAAACGTCATCGCCGCGCGCAACGCCGTGGCCAGCGCCCGCGAGCGTGGCGACGTCGGCGCCCTGGGCCAGGCCGAGAGCGGCCTGCGTGCCGGCCTGGGCCAGCTTTTTGCCCTGGCGGAGAACTACCCCCAGCTCAAGGCCAACGAAAGCTTCCAGTTCCTCCAGCAGCGCATCAGCGGCCTGGAGAACGGCATCGCCGACCGGCGCGAGCTGTACAACGAAGCGGTCAACCTCAACAACGTGCGCATCGAGCAGTTCCCGGATGTGCTGCTGGCCCGCCTGTTCGGCTTCAAGCCCGCCGAGCTGCTGGTGTTCAGCGAGGCCGAGAAGGCCGACGTCGACCTCAAGTCGCTGTTCAACTGA
- a CDS encoding E3 ubiquitin ligase family protein produces MVSGDAAGLAMSLAFSLGAFFGGGWWCLKRLSEARFLLDTPTSKIRSAAQGYVELYGVLQESTLGQLQAPLTGKPCLWWRFRIEEYQESGKNKSWRVIESGTSDQWLQLGDGTGDCLIDPRGAEVRPSTREVWKGNQRHPRNVAAQPGFLGMLLGGGEYRYTEERLHLGGPLYAIGDFHTAGAGHQGFDGTAAQGAVIREWKSDFSGLLRRFDSNGDGQLDEAEWNRVRLAAQLEAEDRHRSTSAAPAVNHLRKPGESRPFLLSSHGEDVLARSFYWQALGGAAVCIIGAVATVYLLQVTGLV; encoded by the coding sequence ATGGTCAGTGGCGATGCCGCCGGGCTCGCGATGAGCCTGGCCTTCAGCCTCGGCGCCTTCTTCGGCGGCGGCTGGTGGTGCCTCAAGCGCCTGTCCGAGGCGCGCTTCCTGCTGGATACGCCGACCTCGAAGATCCGCTCCGCCGCCCAGGGCTATGTCGAGCTCTATGGCGTTCTCCAGGAATCCACCCTCGGCCAGCTGCAGGCGCCGCTCACCGGCAAGCCCTGCCTGTGGTGGCGCTTCCGTATCGAGGAGTACCAGGAGAGCGGCAAGAACAAGAGCTGGCGGGTGATCGAGAGCGGCACCAGCGACCAGTGGCTGCAACTGGGCGATGGCACCGGCGATTGCCTGATCGACCCGCGCGGCGCCGAAGTGCGCCCCTCCACCCGCGAGGTGTGGAAGGGCAACCAGCGCCACCCGCGCAATGTCGCGGCGCAGCCCGGTTTCCTCGGCATGCTGCTGGGGGGCGGCGAATACCGTTACACCGAGGAGCGCCTGCACCTCGGCGGCCCGCTCTATGCCATCGGTGATTTCCACACCGCCGGTGCCGGCCACCAGGGCTTCGATGGCACGGCAGCCCAGGGCGCGGTGATCCGTGAATGGAAGAGCGACTTCAGCGGCCTGCTGCGGCGCTTCGACAGCAACGGCGATGGCCAGCTGGACGAGGCCGAGTGGAACCGCGTGCGCCTCGCCGCCCAACTGGAGGCCGAGGACCGCCACCGCTCCACCAGCGCCGCGCCCGCGGTCAACCACCTGCGCAAGCCGGGCGAGTCGCGGCCTTTCCTGCTCTCCAGCCATGGCGAGGACGTGCTCGCACGCTCCTTCTACTGGCAGGCCCTGGGCGGGGCTGCCGTGTGCATCATCGGCGCGGTGGCCACCGTGTACCTGCTGCAGGTGACGGGGCTGGTGTGA